The Argentina anserina chromosome 5, drPotAnse1.1, whole genome shotgun sequence genome includes the window AATTAATACTATACAAAACCTATCcataatcattttcaaaaaaaaaaaaaaaaacctatccATAATTGACCAAGCAAGGGTACATCCGTCAGAGTACCCACATTCACGGAGAAGGCACCAGAAGCAAGTCCCGGGCAATTCAGGAATTTCAAAcgttaaaattattattaccGGCGGACAGGCGAAGGCATAAAAGAATCTTCACTTTGATTCCTCCTAAACTCGCCTAGCTTTGAACCAGAAAGGACTTCCGTCCgtctctcttctcctccatTCCAACCTAACCAGAAAGTTAAGCAACGAGAAGAAACACCCCCAGTCCCCCCATAATATCAGCAACACAGTTTCACTCAACCTCATTCAACCTATTTAGGTAATTTTCTTTGCTTTTGTATAATAGCTTTGTAATTTTCACCTGAATGTTTCAAAGTTTTTTTGACTGTTTTTTCTctacttcatcttcttcatcattctgattcctcttttgtttttaattctGCATTTCTGTCCAAGCAAGAATATTTTACTTTCAAGTGGTAACTgttcatgtatataatataactcTTCTGGGAAACTCATTCTTACGTTCTGTTTTTTCTGTGTAGTTTTCCCCCCTTTAACCTTTGGTGGGTTATGTTTTCTTCCCAGGAATGATCTGTGCACTGAAAATTATTGGGTTTTGTTCcaaatttggttttggttttggttttggtcaGTCTGAGCTGCTGATTGCTTTAGTTTCTGTGATTGGAATACATAaatgttctttctttttctggtGCAATCTTGTAAATGATGTCGATTTTTGATTCCTAGTTGGATTGCACTCATCTTTTATGGTTCTATTTGCAGCTTGAAAGTACCAAAATCAATACATGGGATCGATAGAAGAGCCAGGACCCGAGACAAATTACACCAAACCGTTGGGGATTAGATTCATAGAGTACATAAAAAGATCAAATATTTCATACAAAACCCACCAAATTATTGTATTGATTGTTACTTTTCTAGCCTATGCAAGCTACCATGCCGCCCGGAAAACCACCAGTGTGGTCAAGAGTACTCTTGATCCTGCATCCGATGAGGTCAGCTTGAGTTTCTTGCCATGGAGGAACATCTACTTGGGTCAAACAGGACAAAGAAGAAGACCATTCTCCTGGATTCTTGGAGATGGGTGGGCACCATTTGATGGATCAGATGGAACAGTTTTGCTTGGGGAAATTGATGTAGCTTTTCTAGCTGTTTATGCTATTGGAATGTATTTTTCTGGCCATTTTGGTGATAGAACAAACTTGAGGATCTTTTTGACTATAGGAATGGTGGGAACAGGTGTGTTTACTTCTTTGTTTGGAATTGGTTACTGGGGGAACATTCATAGCTTCTATTACTACCTTGCGGTTCAAATGCTTGCGGGTTTATTTCAGTCGACGGGTTGGCCTTCAGTGGTTGCAGTGGTTGGTAATTGGtttgggaagaagaagagaggctTGATAATGGGGATATGGAATGCTCACACTTCTGTTGGGAACATTACAGGGTCTTTAGTTGCTTCGGCTTTACTGCAGTATGGATGGGGTTGGTCTTTTGTAGTGCCTGGTTTGATGATCGCTACAATTGGTGTGGTAGTGTTTCTGTTCTTGCCTGTTAATCCTGAGTCTGTGGGAGTtagtgaagatgatgaaatGGATTCTCCAAGGAAAAGTGGGGCGGAAGTGACTGAACCCTTGTTGACATCAAGGACAGAGGTGAAGGATCAACCTGTGGGGTTCATTGAAGCTTGGAAAATTCCCGGTGTAGCTCCTTTTGCTCTTTGCCTATTCTTTTCCAAATTGGTGGCCTATACATTTCTCTATTGGCTTCCTTTCTACATTAGCCATACAGGTAATTTCGACTTCCGTTTGTTGTTTTGGATTTGTGATTTGATTCATCAAACTTTGTTTACTAAAGTTTCATTTTTGCACATATTGCAGCTATTGATGGGGTGTACTTGTCGGATGCGGCGTCTGGTAACTTGTCGACATTATTTGATGTGGGAGGTGTGCTTGGAGGAATCCTTGCTGGACATATTTCTGACCGGTTAGATGCTAGAGCAATAACAGCTGCTAGTTTCATGTATTGTGCTATCCCTGCTCTCTTCTTCTACCGGAGCTATGGAAGCATATCTTTTACTGTAAATGTTATCCTTATGTTCATCACCGGCATGTTTGTCAATGGGCCATATGCTCTAATTACAACGGCCGTCTCAGCAGACCTGGGAACACATAGCTCATTGCGCGGAAATTCGAGGGCATTGGCAACTGTAACTGCTATTATCGATGGAACAGGTTCTGTAGGGGCTGCAATCGGTCCATTGGTAACAGGCTACATTTCAACCAATAGCTGGAGTGCAGTTTTCACAATGTTGATGGGAGCAGCTCTTATTGCAGGGTTGCTACTAACTAGGCTCGTTGTAGCCGAGGTGTCTGCAAAGATCGAAGAATCAAGAACGAGCAGGGGATCCGCATCAAGGCCTGAAGCTGCAGTAGTTGATGCTGTGTGATGATATATAAGCAGATTGTAgtggttttcatttttctgtATCCACAAGTTTCTGCTTCAAAGCTCGGAGTTCCCCCTCATCATATTACTAGGAGGAGGATGATTTTCTTAACCTTCTCCATTGCTATACTCGAGACCTGAACTGAAAGTGCAGGAAGGAAAGAATAGAGAAGGGTGGGGTTTTGTGCCTTTGTAATATAAATGTACGTGTAAACATTTTTTGTATGTCTTGTGATATAAATCACGGCTTGATTCTGATTCAGATTCAGAATGGTGACAATCTCACCAGAAAATCGAAATGTGTCTTTGTTCCTGTTCTGCCATTAGATACCATGTTTCATACTAACTCTGCTTCACTCTGTTCGGGTGATCAAACACTCGATATATTCGCTGCAAAACGTATTAGGTGGGCTGGTGCAGCCTGTCATTATCCCTTGTTTAGCTGTTTGCTTCAGCGATGAGAGAATATAGTGCTAGCAGCACGCAATTGATTAGAGAATGTAGTGTTAAACGCAATTGAAGTTCATAATTTAGTGAAGGGTTTTATCCCATACTATTCCGTCAATAAATGTGTTAGTTTTAATATCCAAACCACTATCAACTATGATGTTGGATAAAAATATGCACTGAAAAAGGCTATAACTTCGTATGGTGCGGCATAAACCTCATTGGAAAAGTAGAAATAAAACGGAAAACTCAATAAACGGGTTCACCGTCCCTGTTCTCCGACACCCGGAAGCTCTCTagcctcactctctctctctctctctcatatacTCACCAcactctcaagtctcaactcCTCTCTCAGATCCGCACAGTCCTTAATGCCCCAAATCCCAAAACCCTAACCGTCAACACCAAATGGAGCAGCTCAAGACCATCGGCCGGGAGCTCGCGATGGGCTCCCAGGGCGGCTTCGGCCAATCCAAGGAGTTCCTCGACCTCGTCAAGTCCATCGGCGAAGCCCGATCCAAGGCCGAAGAGGAACGCATCGTCCTCCACGAGATCGAAACCCTAAAGCGCCGCCTCGCCGAGCCTGACATCCCCAAACGCAAGATGAAGGAGTACCTCATCCGCCTCGTCTACGTCGAAATGCTCGGCCACGACGCCTCCTTCGCCTACATCCACGCCGTCAAGATGACTCACGACGACAACCTCGTCCTCAAGCGCACCGGCTACCTCGCCGTCTCGCTCTTCCTCAACGACGACCACGacctcatcatcctcatcgtCAATACCATCCAGAAGGATCTCAAATCCGATAACTACCTCGTCGTCTGCACCGCCCTCAACGCCGTCTGTAAGCTCATCAACGACGAGACCGTTCCCGCCGTTTTGCCTCAGGTGGTGGAGCTCTTAGGCCATCAGAAGGATGCCGTTAGGAAGAAGGCCATCATGGCGCTTCATCGCTTTTACCACAAGTCGCCGGCGTCCGTGTCGCATCTGCTGTCCAATTTCCGGAAGCGCCTCTGTGATAACGATCCTGGAGTCATGGGAGCCACGCTGTGCCCGTTGTTTGATCTCATTACCATCGATGTGGATACGTATAAGGATTTGGTGGTCAGCTTCGTGAGCATTCTGAAGCAAGTTGCAGAGCGGCGGCTGCCGAAGACTTATGACTATCATCAGCTTCCGGCGCCTTTTATTCAGGTTTCGTTTCGGAGCCGAGCTATGCTCTTTTCGCAATGTAGTGATCAGCTTTGTTTGTGATTTTTAGTTGTTGAAATTGTGAGAATGCAGATCAGGTTGTTGAAGATTTTGGCAATGCTGGGGAGCGGGGATAAGCAAGCGAGTGAGAAGATGTATACGGTAGTCAGCGACATATTTAAGAAGTGCGATTCCACCAGTAATATAGGAAATGCGGTTCTTTACGAGTGTATTTGTTGTGTTTCTGCTATACATCCGAATCCGAAGTTGTTAGATCAGGCTGCTCAAGTCATCTCAAGATTTTTAAAGGTTTGTAGATTAACTTTTTTTGCGATCTCTGCAAAATGTACGAGTTCCTAGGCTTTTCTGAGGTTCCGAGACCAATTAATCCTTGTTGTGTATTTGATGGACAGAGTGACAGTCATAATTTGAAATATATGGGGATTGATGCTCTTGGTCGACTGATAAAGATCAGTCCTGAAATAGCTGAGCAACACCAGTTGGCTGTCATTGATTGCTTAGAGGTGAGACAGTtatgtttggttttgttttctaATCAAGCATGTATCTGCCTATCTAAATGAAAGTTTGTGCATGGTGCAGGACCCAGATGATACTTTGAAGCGAAAAACATTTGAACTTTTATACAAGATGACTAAATCCTCCAATGTGGA containing:
- the LOC126793728 gene encoding putative glycerol-3-phosphate transporter 1; translated protein: MGSIEEPGPETNYTKPLGIRFIEYIKRSNISYKTHQIIVLIVTFLAYASYHAARKTTSVVKSTLDPASDEVSLSFLPWRNIYLGQTGQRRRPFSWILGDGWAPFDGSDGTVLLGEIDVAFLAVYAIGMYFSGHFGDRTNLRIFLTIGMVGTGVFTSLFGIGYWGNIHSFYYYLAVQMLAGLFQSTGWPSVVAVVGNWFGKKKRGLIMGIWNAHTSVGNITGSLVASALLQYGWGWSFVVPGLMIATIGVVVFLFLPVNPESVGVSEDDEMDSPRKSGAEVTEPLLTSRTEVKDQPVGFIEAWKIPGVAPFALCLFFSKLVAYTFLYWLPFYISHTAIDGVYLSDAASGNLSTLFDVGGVLGGILAGHISDRLDARAITAASFMYCAIPALFFYRSYGSISFTVNVILMFITGMFVNGPYALITTAVSADLGTHSSLRGNSRALATVTAIIDGTGSVGAAIGPLVTGYISTNSWSAVFTMLMGAALIAGLLLTRLVVAEVSAKIEESRTSRGSASRPEAAVVDAV